The Haloarcula laminariae genomic sequence CGATTGGATATATCATCTGCAACCGATTTATTTATTGGCAATCAGGGGGGTGAGCGTAACAATGGACCACACGAGACACCCAGACACGCCGATGACTGTCGCAGTCGCTGAAGCGGTGAGTTCCTTCGAGAACTGTGACCCGACCGCCCTGCCGCCGCTACACGACACCCTAGACGCCGACGCGCTGGACACGCTTTTCGAGACCGGCGGCGACCGCAGTTGCACCGTCTTCTTTGCCTTCAGTGACTCGTACGTCACCATCGAGAACGGCGAGCGGATTGTCGTTGAAGCGGCCGAAACCAGTCAGGTGTCATCGTAACCGGTCCGGCAGCGCTCCCCTCCGCCGCTACAGTAGCGATGTACCTACAGATTGGCCCGGAAGGCGACGGGACAGCACACGGCGAGACCGGGCCGACCGACGGCGTGACCGAGACGCGGACCGCCACGCCGTCCGCGATGCAGAGGGCCGCCTCAGGCGGGTTCGGCCGGTGGCAGCGCCCGCAGGTCGCGAGGGGGTAGCAGGTAGTTCCCGCGGCGCTCGACACGCATGTACTGGAGAATGCCGTTGTTGACCCGTTGGCCGACCGAGGACCCGTCGGCCACGTCGGTACCGTTCATCATCGACTTCGTGGCGACGAAGTCGGCGATAGAGCGCTGTAGGGAGAGGAAGTGGACCCCCGCCTGACCGCCGTTGGTCGAGTCGAAGTCCCGCCGGAGGATGACCGGCGTGTCGCTGTCGTCCCGGGCCCGGGCGGCCTTCTGCGCGTGGCCGGCGACGCCCTCGGTCCGGCTGTTCTCGACCACGTCCTCGGCACACTCGCCGACGCCGCTGTCGGTACCGAGGTTCTCGCCGACGCCGTCGACTTTCCCCTCGTCGGCGTGGGCGGGACAGAACATCTTCGAGACGCGCTGGTCCCGGGAGTCCTGCTCGTACCACTGCTGGAGCTGTAGCC encodes the following:
- a CDS encoding HalOD1 output domain-containing protein, which produces MDHTRHPDTPMTVAVAEAVSSFENCDPTALPPLHDTLDADALDTLFETGGDRSCTVFFAFSDSYVTIENGERIVVEAAETSQVSS